TTACGTAATCGCCAAGATGTATGACATGATCGACCTTCTTCTCTTTGAAGGCATTCACAGCCTTTATGATATTTTCTGAATGGTCGTGCGAATCTGAGATGATGCCGATCTTCATCTTTATGATATTCTCTTATTAAGGTTCAGAATTTAAAAATGACCATGCCTGTCAGAAGCTTCGGGAAGAAGTACGTGGACTTTGGTGGCATCCTCTGTCCCTCAAGCGCAACAGCCTTCAAGTCTTCCACCCTTGTGGGGCTCAGGAAGAAGGCTGCGCGCGCAGGGCTGTTCTTCACCCGCTCGACAGCTGCTTCAGGAGACATCTCGTATTCATAATTTGTAACTTTCAGCATCTCCCTGAATATGAGTTTATGAAGCACAGTCACGTCGAGCTTCTTGAGGATATCATGAGAATCAAGGCTGTCATGCGGGCATCTGAAGCTTAGGTCATAATATTTTTTTTCATCTTTATCAAACATGCCTATCGAGTATTGTTTGGTCTTCATGGCATAGAACATCTTGTCCATGGCAGCCTTTTCTTCTGAGTCATTACTATATGAAAAGGCTTCTATATCAAAGCAGTGGCGCAGAACCTCAGTGATGTTTATGCTGCTGTTTATCTCGACCATCCGGTGCGTAGGAAGGAGCGTCAGTCCCGGCTCATCCATATTTGCAAGGAACATCAAGACATAATTAAATGGTTCGTCACCTGTCTTTGATTCGCCCTTCTGCTCCATCTCATGCTTAAACGCAAGAGCTGTCTCATAACGGTGATGGCCGTCAGCAATGAATATGTCCTTATCTGAAAATTCTTTTCTGATGGCATCTATCGACTCTTGATCGCTTATCTTCCAGAGCCTGTTAATAAAGCCGTCGCTATCAATAGCTTCGATAAACGGCTTATTCTTTACAACCTTTTCCAAAATAGATGAGGTCTTTTTTTCAGCGCTGCTGTAGATGGAAAAGATCGGGCTTATATTGGCTCTGCAGAAACGGAGGATATTCAGCCTGTCGGACTTCGGCTTTGAGTGGGTCTCTTCATGAGGATGGATCCTTCCTGAGCCGAGTTCCTCTATCTTCACCGCGCCGATAATGCCCCTCAGCCTCCTCTCTTCACCATCAACTCTATAGGCAGATTCATAACAGTAAAAAGCCGGTTCAGAGTCCTGATGCAGAATATCTTTCTTAAGCCACTCGTTTAATAACGCAGATGCCCTTGAATAGCGGTTCTCATTCTCATCGTCTCCATCATTGTCCTTGCCGAAATCTATGCGGATGATATTATGAGGGCTTTTCCGGTAGAGATCATCCTTGGCTTTGGGCGAGACTATATCATATGGAGGAGCCGTAACAGCTCCGGCATCGACCTTTTCAGGATTATACAAAACACCTTTGAACGGGATTATCTCAGCCATGGTAGTCAATAAGGCTCTTTTAAAATGCAGGTACAAGAGCGGAAAATATTTTAACATTGGCAAGGGGAAAGTTCAAACATGTTAAAACAATTCTATGATATTGCTTTTACTCTTGCCTGAAACTACAATAAGTCGTTATGTCGATGCTGAAGAAAATTACAGACTACCTCAGGATGATAAAGTTCTCGCATTCAGTCTTTGCCCTGCCGTTTGCCTTTACAGGAGCGCTGCTCGCCGCAGGGGGCATCCCGACCATAAGGCAGATCTTCTGGATAACGATAGCTATGTTCGGCGCGCGTTCCGGCGCCATGGGGATGAACAGGATCGTTGATAAAAAGATAGACGCCCTCAACCCGCGCACAAAGGAGAGGGAGCTTCCAAGCGGGGCGATAAGGTCAGGCGAGGCGTTATTCTTTACTATCGTTGCATTTGCCATCTTTGTGGCAGCGGCATATAAACTGAACCATTTATGTTTTATGATCTCTCCATTTGCCATAGCGATCATTATCCTTTACCCATATACAAAGAGGTTTACATGGTTATGCCATGTCGTGCTGGGTATCGCAATATCATTTGCCCCTTTCGGCGCCTGGGCAGCTGTGAGAGGCACTATTGAGCCGGAGATATTCCCACTTGTCATAGCTGTGCTATTCTGGGTAGCAGGGTTTGACCTTTTTTACGCCCTGCATGATATAGATTTTGATAAAGAGCAGAAATTATATTCAGTGCCGAGCAGGTTCGGGATAAATAAGACCCTGTGGACGGCAAGGGCATTTCACCTCGTCACCATCTCGATGCTCCTCCTTCTCATTCCCCTTTTTCATCTATCTGCGATATATTTTTTCGGAGTTCTTATCGCAGCCGCGATGCTTCTTTATGAACACTCACTTGTAAGGCCGTCAGACCTCAGCAGGCTGGATATGGCATTTTTCAATATGAACGGCTACATAAGCATTACAATATTTGTCTTTACACTTTTAAATTATATTGTTCCATTGTAGAATGTTAATAACGGTTAAGGGAGATTTTTTGCAATGAAAATTATCTGCACCATTATTTTAAAATCCCCCCATGCCCCCCTTTGTCAAAGTGGGGATAATTAAATATGATAGAAAAGCTCATCAGCCACGCTCATAAAGTAAAAGCTGCCGGACTTGTAGTCGGTTCAAGCGGGAACATCAGCACCCGGCTCTATAAGAATATGTTTGCCATATCATCTTCCGGCGCCTGGCTCGGCGAGCTGACACAGGATGACATAACCACCTGTTACCTTGATGACAAAGATAAATATGACGGGCCTGAACCATCCAGGGAAACACCTTTTCACAGGGCTATCTATCTTGAGCGGCCGGATATCAAGGCGATTTTGCATTTTCAATCGCCATATGCAACAACACTTTCCTGCGCCAGAACTCTTGACTTCAACCTTAACTTTATCCCAGAGGTCCCGGCCTATCTGAAGAGCATAAAGGTGATCTCATACTCCAATCCCGGGTCTGAGCTTTTAACACAGGATATCAAGGCGAATATTATGGGCCAGGACTGCAATATACTTGTTCTTCGCGGTCACGGCCAGATCGCCATAGGTAAAGACTTGAAGACGGTGCTCAGGAATGCTGAGGTCTTTGAGTTTGCATGCATGATAAAATGCCAGGGGCTGGAGTTGAATACCTACAATCCGCAGACGATTAAGGAGCTTCAGGATTACGAAAAGGCTTAGCCATACTATCTTGTTCCCAACAGCTTAATTCCTGTATCATATCTTCATGGCTTATAAAGACCTTAGAGAATTTATTGCTGTCCTGGAAAAGAAGGGACTGCTGAAGCGGATAAAGGCTGAGGTTGACCCTATCCTTGAGATATCCGAGATCACCGACAGGGTCTGTAAAGGCCCGGGCGGGGGCAAAGCGCTACTCTTTGAGAATGTAAAAGGTTCCAAATTTCCTGTTGTGACAAACATCTTCGGCTCATTTGAGCGGATGGCGATGGCGCTTGAAGTCGGGAAGATCAATGATGTCGCCGCAAGAATAAATGATCTGCTCAAGCAGTCCCCGCCAAAGACTCTGATGGAGAAGCTCTCAATGCTGCCGAAGCTTTTGGAGTTCTCAAAGTTCTTTCCAAAAACTGTCAAAAATGCTCCGTGTCAGGAGGTCATAGAAAAGGATAACCCTGACCTGAGCAAATTCCCCATAATCAAGTGCTGGCCCAATGACGGACAGCCCACGGATGAAGGGAGGTTCATCACACTGCCGATGGTATTTACCAAAGACCCTGAAACAGGCAGGCCGAACTGCGGCATGTACCGCATCCATATATTTGATAAACAGACAACAGGCATGCACTGGCACATACACAAAGACGGCGCGCGCCATTATGACAAGTACAAGGCGATGAATAAACGCATGCCCGCCGCAATCGCAGTCGGGAGCGATCCTGCTGTCATGTACTCAGCAACCGCACCGCTTCCTGAGGCGATAGATGAGATGATGTTTGCGGGATTTTTAAGAAAAGAGCCTGTTGAGATGGTCAAGTGCATTACATCCGATATAGAGGTTCCTGCGAACAGCGAGCTTGTTATAGAAGGCTATCTTGAACCCGGAGAGACACGCATCGAAGGGCCGTTCGGAGACCATACCGGATTTTATTCAGCTGCTGATCATTATCCTGTCTTTCACGTCACCTGTATCACTCACAGGAAGGACATGATATATCCCGCAACACTTGTGGGTAAACCGCCTATGGAAGACTGCTACATCGGCAAGGCGACTGAGAGGATATTCCTTCCGCTGCTTCAGATGGAGTTCACAGAGATAAAGGATATGAACCTGCCGATGGAAGGCGTATTTCACAACTGCGCTCTCATATCAATAAAGAAGAGCTATCCCGGCCATGCGAAGAAAATAATCCACGGCCTCTGGGGCAAGGGGCAGATGATGTTTGCAAAGCTCCTCATAATAGTTGACGATGATGTGGATGTGCAGAACATCTCCTACACCGCATGGCGCGTGCTTAATAATGTTGACTGGAAGAGAGATGTCGTCATTGCCGACGGCCCGCTTGATGACCTCGACCACGCCGCAAACTTCCCGCGCTACGGCTCAAAGATGGGCATAGACGCAACCCGCAAGACAAGAGAAGAAGGCATGACCCGCGACTGGCCTGATGAACTCTTTATGTCTGATGAGATCAAAAGACTTGTTGACAAGAGATGGAAAGAGTATGGGCTGGAGTAAAATTAAGTAACATATTGAGAGAAATTATCGATATCCGATTTCAATAATTTAATCTAACGCCACTCCATCGACTTGCTCCAAGATGTTTTCATTCTCCTTATATCCCAAACGTTCTTCAGTATATCTGAGATACCCGTCTTCACCACCGAAAATATCAAGCAAAAAGCCCCTGCTCGTCACAGAAGGAAAGTTCTTTCTGCCTATATAATCCGGAAAACTGCTCCACCTGTAGCCTGAAAGAAAATCTATCGGAATCCGATTCCCATAATTTAGCTGTAATGAATTCATATGGATATAATGAGGGAGATGTATGAAATGCGGTTCTTCATTGACATGCACCGCCTTGAATTTACCCTGGAAAAGCGGCCCGACCCGTTCATATTTTTTATTGAAATAGTTTGTATAGGCAATGCCTGTTTTCTGCATGAACTTTGAGATCCCTTTCTCTTTCCGCTGTCTCAGTAATAAGTGGAAATGGTTCGGCATGAGAGTGAAAACCAGTATATCTACAAGTAGTTTTCTGGGCTCTTTTTTGACGGTAAAATGAGTTGACCTGACAGTTTTTGTTTGCTTGTCAAAGTGATAATTGAAATTTGAAACAGGGCTCTCATCATTGAATTCATAAAGGTTATGGACAAAGCGCAAATAATCCCCATCATCCATAAATACATCCCTTTTTTCTACGCCTCGATTGTAGATGTGATATAGCCCATCGTTAGTAAATATCGGCTTAATCATAACCACATGATTATAGCATAATAAGAATTATTTAAGATTATCGGAATCGGATTCCGATAATTTAAGGCAGGATGAACTCTTCCTCCAGTATCTCCGGATTCAGCCGCAGTTTTTCGATTCTGACTTTGAATTCATAATTATCAAGGGTTATATCCATCATCGACGGATACCAGAATTCATCAAACTTTGTTGGTGAGCTGTACATTATTACTATATTTCTTCCCCCTATCTTTATCGCCTGCTTCTGAGGAAGAAGGGTGGCGCTGTCCAAGGTTATTACCTTGTTCTCTTTCTCCAAAACATAACCTTTTCCGCGTCTGTATATATTAGCGTCCTTCATATCATCCCACCAGAAGACTGCGTTATAAAGCTCTTTGCTGAACTCCTTCACTTTATCGCTCACCTTTCCTGAGAGGACATGCGCCTGCCCGTCCTTTATAATGATGTCACCCACGAGGATGCCGAACTTATATGCCTTTATATGCGACATGCCGGGTTTCCGCAGTACCGCTGATGCGCTTACATCAGAGTGAGGTTTGCCGTCAGCCAGGACCTTTATATCTGTTATGGCTTTGAATGTCTCTATATCTTTAAGCCCGGTTGCTTCAATGATCTCTGCTAATGATGGAGCAGCTTTTTCATAAACAGGAGGCGGTGCGGTTTTGGGAGCGCAGGCGATAATGGTTAAAGCAAAAAACAGGAAGTAAGAGGTAAGAATAATTTTATTTTTCATAAGGAGAAATATTAAAAGAAGAGTATATCCAGAGATTCCTCAAGGTTCTTGGCTCCTATCACCTCGATATCCAGGCCCTTTATCTTTTTGGCGTTATTAGTGGGGACGATTGCCTTTTTGAAGCCGAGCTTTGCAGCCTCTTTGATCCTTGTCTCAGCCTGGCTGATAGCCCTAAGCTCTCCTGACAGCCCGACCTCGCCGAATGTGATTATGCCCGGCGCTATAGGTTTATTCTTAAATGAAGAGGCAACGGCTGTGATGATCCCCATATCAACGGCAGGTTCATCTATCTTAAGCCCGCCGACAACATTTACATATACATCCATGCCTCCAAGCTGCATTCCGATCCGCTTGTCAAGGACAGCGATGAGCAGGTTTATCCTGTTATAGTCCACGCCGAGCCCCATCCTTCGCGGGACACCGAACTTGGAGGTTGAGACGAGAGCCTGTATCTCAACAAGGAGCGGCCTTGTGCCTTCGATGCATACTGTTACGACAGAGCCCGGCACATCATTCGGCTTTTCAGAGAGAAAGAGCTGCGACGGGTTGTCGACCTCGCGAAGCCCTTTTTCAGTCATCTCAAAGACGCCTATCTCATTTGCAGGCCCGAACCTGTTCTTTACCGCCCTTATCAATCTGAAGGGGTTTCCCTTATCACCTTCAAAATAGAGCACAGTGTCCACTATATGTTCAAGCACTTTCGGGCCGGCTATTGCCCCCTCTTTTGTGACATGCCCGATAAGGAAGAGCGGAGTGCCGTGTTTCTTTGCCATGAACATCAGCTTTGTGGCGCACTCTCTTATCTGTCCGACAGAGCCGGGTGAAGAGGGAAGTTCATGGGAGAATATCGTCTGGATCGAATCTATGACTATAACCTTTGGGTTGATAGCCTGCGCGACGGTCATTATCCCTTCAAGTGAGGTTTCGGGCAGGAGGATTATGTCATCAGACTTTATATTGAGCCTGTCTGCCCGCATCTTCACCTGTTCGGGAGATTCTTCGCCTGAGACATAAAGAAGTTTGCCGATCTTTGTAAGCCCTTTGAGCGCCTGCAGGATGAGGGTGGACTTTCCGATGCCCGGGTCGCCGCCTATAAGCACGACAGAGCCCATCACAACCCCTCCACCAAGAGTCCTGTCAAGTTCAGCTATGCCTGTAGAGGTCCTTTCATAGGAAGATGCGGTTATCTTGGATAGTGATACGGGTTCAGCCGCCCTTGTGGCTGCAAATTTAGTGATGCGCTCTTCTTCGGAAAAGCTGTTCCAGCTGCCGCAGTCAGGACATTTGCCAAGCCACTTCGGGCTCGCGTATCCACAGCTCTGGCATTGGAACATTATTTTTGGACGCGCCATAATTTTATCGAATAAAAATAGTGAGCTATTATCTTACAGATGGGACTATTTTACATTATTAATGCATGATCCGCAGCCTTGTATTTATAAATATTATAATGTTATCGTAAATTATAAGTAACTATGAAAAGTCCATTAAGCATCTGGCATCGTTCCTGCTCAAAATAATACCATGTTTATATGCTAAACTAACTATATATTTTTCGTAAAAATTGAGGATAATATGGCAAAAGCATGCTGTGGAACAGAAAGAGATGATCGTATCCAGCAATATCAACTGGATAACTGGAAGGTCAATGAAACAGTATTCAAGACCTTTAAACCTGATGATACTCTCTACTCAACTGAATATATTATAAAAGAAAAAGAGGGCATACAGCTTCTCATAGACCCTCAGTCGCCTAACTGGATTAGTGTAAACCGCACCGGGCTTGAGATCCTTAAGCTCTGCAACGGCAAACATACTGTTTCGGATATCAAGAGGATCATGTCTGAAAGATATCCTGATAACGATAAGATAAATTCTGAGGTATCGGATTTTATCAGCGCTGCCGGAACGCTTCAGTTCATATCTGAAAAACCTGTTGTAAAGCCTGCCTACAAAGGGAGGGCAAAGGCCATTGCGCCGGGGAAACTTGATGAGCTCTGGATATATACCACGCTTGCCTGCAACCTGAGATGCAAACACTGCCTTGTGAGCGCAGGAGCCAAGCTGAAAGATGAGCTGAGCACAGAAGAGGTGAAGAAGCTTGTTGACGATGCTGTTGCCCTTGGGGTGAACCGTTTTTATGTAACCGGGGGAGAACCATTTATAAAAGATGACATCTTTGAGGTCATTGAATATATCACCAAGACAAAAGACCGCGAACTTATACTGCTTACAAACGCCACTCTTTTTGATGATGAAAAGATCAAAAAGCTCGATAAACTTAAAGGCCCGAAACTCATAATGCAGGTAAGCCTTGAAGGTCCCAACGCTGAGATACATGACAAACTGCGCGGCGAAGGGAGCTTTGACAAGGCTGTCGACGGCGTAAAAAGGCTGGTCGCTATCGGCATAATCCCTATAATCTCAACCGCCATAAGCAAATACAACGAAGACAATATAAAAGAGACATCTGAATTCCTCTCAAAGCTCGGCATCAAAGACCATCACATACTCTGGATGCATTCAAAGGGGCGCGGCGCAAGCAATGTAGATGAGCTGTATGTCCCGTCAGAGAAGGTGACCAGCATAATGAAGGAGCAGCGCAAGGTATTTCAGGAGCAGGATGTCATCGTTGATAACGAGGAGTCGCTGAAGGCGCGTATCCGCTACAAGAGGGGAAGAAAGAACGACCTCTGCAATAACTGCTATGAAAAGATATGCGTAAACGCCGACGGACATGTTTATCCGTGCGGCTCATTGAACGGCGATCCTGCCTTTGATTCCGGCTCTATAAGAGACAAGTCGCTTAAGGACATATGGCTGGGCTCGGATATGATGAAGTGCGGCAGGGAGAATACGGTTCAGGACAAGGACGGCTGCAGGGACTGTTATCTAAAGTTCTTCTGCGGCGGCGGCTGCACCTCGCACAGCTATTACGCAAGCGAAGTCGATTCCGGCAAGGGCTCCATAAAGGCACAGGACCCTTACTGCTCTACATACAAAGCATTATATGAAGATATCATGTGGGACATGGCTGCTGAAGGTGTTGCGCCTGAGAAGAAGGACGGGTATGTAACGCCTCATGTGTTCAATGCCATGGATTCCAAGCTCCCTCCTTATCTGGCGAATGCAGTTACATCTATTGACGACAAGACAGAGGTCGGCTGTTACCACTGTTCATGCGTGCTCTCTGTTGATGTTGAAGATGAAGAGAATGTATGCAGGCCTGAGATAAAAGGAGACGTTGCCCGGAAGGTAAAGAAGAAGTACGGGGAGGCAGCTGACACACCGGAGCTGAACTACTACTGCCCTACAGGATATAACCCGGATGACCTTAAACATATACCAAACAAAGTGCTGGATGTATCCTATGGATGCGGCAATCCTGCGGCTATTTCTGAACTTAAAGAAAATGAGACGGTACTTGACCTCGGCTCCGGTGGCGGGATAGATTGCTTTATAGCTGCGAAACGCGTTGGAAAGAACGGCAAGGTCATAGGCGTTGATATGACAGACGCGATGCTGGATACCGCGAGGGAGAATGCAAAGGCTGTTGCGGATAACCTCGGCTACGATGTCGTAGAGTTCAGAAAAGGCGACCTTGCAAGCCTGCCTGCTGAAGACAATACAATAGACCTTGTTATATCCAATTGCGTTGTAAACCTGACTGAAGACAAGACGGATGTCTTTAAAGAGGTCTTCAGGATACTGAAGCCCGGAGGGCGTTTTGTTATTTCAGACATTATTGCTGACCAGCCTGTTCCGGGATATATGAAGAGGGACAAGGAACTCTGGGGGGCATGCCTTTCCGGAGCTCTGACTGACAAGCGTTTTGTCGAGGTAGCTGTAGAAGCCGGCTTCCCTGATGTCACGATAACTCAAAACTATCTTTACAAGAAGGTTGAGTATATAACCTTCTATTCAGTCACATTGAAAGGCAAAAAACCGCAGTCACAGGGGACTAAGTGTTCCTGCTGCGCTTAAGGAAATAAACAAATCTTTTACAAGGGAAGGTGCCTATGAGAGTCACACTTATCAATTCACAGGTTTTAGACGGTAATAACGTTGTCCCGCCATTAGGTCTGATGTATGTGGCAGCAATGCTGGAGAAGGCAGGCCATACTGTTCAGTGTTTTGACGCAGACCCTGAATATCACGATACCATTATCAGTGAGATCAAGGCGTTCAAGCCCGAGCTTATTGGCCTGGGATTTCTGACCGTTGGATACCAGAAGTCCTTAACCATGATGAAGAAGCTGAAGAAGGAACTCCCTAATGTGCCGTATTGCCTCGGAGGCGTTCATACAACAGTAAAGCCTATTGAGACGATGAATGAGTTCGGCGCTGATTTTATAGTTATCGGCGAGGGCGAGGCAACGATGGTTGAGGTCTGTGAAAAGCTCGGAAAGGGCGAGGGCCTCAAGGGTGTAACAGGGGTCATGTACAGGGAAGACGGAAAGATAGTTGACAACGGCAGGCGTGAATTGATCGAAGACCTGGATTCGATCCCGTTCCCTGCGCGCCATCTTATAGATATGAAGCCGTATTTAATGCCGCCCGGCATCATCAGGGGCTATGCAACCGAGAACCAGACGACCATCGTTACAAGCAGGGGCTGTCCATACAGGTGCATATACTGCGGCAGCCATAATATCTTCGGAAGAAAGACAAGGAGGCGTTCCGTCAAGAATGTTGTTGACGAGATAGAGCATCTCCATAAGACATACGGCATCAAGGGAGTGTACTATTGTGACGACACATTTACTCTAAACCAGAATTGGGTCAGGGAGTATTGTGAGGAGATCATGAAGAGGAATATGGGAGTTGTCTGGGCAGGCCAGTCAAGGGTTGACCAGACAGATGAATCTCTCATGAAGCTGATGAAAGAGTCCGGGCTTGTGCAGCTTGACTTCGGAGTTGAGAGCGGCTCACCAAAGATCCTGAAGGTGCTCGGCAAGGGCGGCCACGGAGACAGGACAGAGCAGATCAAAAAATCATTCGCGCTCTGCAAGAAACTGGATATAAGGACGCTTGCCACATTCATTATCGGCAATCCTGAAGAGACGCTGGAAGATATAGAGATGAGCTACCAGGTTGCAAAGGACATCGAAGCTGATTATACGGCATTCTATTTCCTTACGCCTTACCCCGGAACTGATATATACGATATGGCGATAAAGAACGGCTGGCTCGATCCGACTATTCCGTTCTCTGAGAATTGGGCGCACAGGCAGCCTGAGCTCCCGCTCATGGCTATAACATTCAAGAAGGAAGAGCTGAGGGATATCCGCAAGAAGATGCAGAACCACTTCTTCAGGAAGAACTACCTCACGCGTTCAGGAAACGTCAACTTCTACTCGATACTCATGTCGATCGCCATGAAGAACCCGCTGATATTCTTTACAGCTATCGGAAAGTGGCTCAAGACAGGCAGGCTTGATTATGTTGTTGAGACGCTCAATGCGGAATACTGGCGGATAAAGAAGTACGCTGCTTAAAGTTTTTTGCGATATAACTGCAAAGGGGGGCTCTGGTCAGAGTCCCCTTTTTTTTATTGCCTTTTAAAATTATCGGAATCCGATTCCGATACAAACAATGTCTTACATCCCCTGCATCGGCACAGGGGTGAATGTGATTATGAAGATCAAGAGCGCAGCCCATCCGATGAGCTTTCTTTTTCTATCAAGCTCGACCATCTCGTATACAACAGGCGGATGTCTGTAGCCGATTATTATCATCAGCACAGCCCATACCATCCAGCCTGTCCAGAAGAATGCGCCCATAATTGCCAGCAAAGGAATAGTTATTTTTGAGATGATCTCATGCTTTCTGCCGAAGAGTGCATAAATAATATGGCCACCGTCAAGCTGTCCCACAGGCAGGAGGTTGAGCGCGGTAACGAGCAGGCCTATCCATCCCGCAAATGCGACAGGGTGAAGGATTACTTCAAATTTATCAGGGTCTATGTTCAAAACAATATTGGAAAGAAGATAAAAGAGCATTGAGCTGCCGAGAGACATTGACTCAGGCATCTTCTTCATCTCATCTATCGGGATTATTGTGGAGAGGTTCAGGCCAATGATAACAGCGATAACAGCAATGATAAACCCGCCTATCGGGCCTGAAGCTCCTATATCTATCAAAGCCCTTCTGTCAGGTATCGGTGGTTTCATCTTTATTATCGCCCCGAACGTTCCTATGAGTGACGGAGCCGGTATGAAGTAAGGAAGCGAGGCTTGCACATGATGTTTACGGGACATGAAGTAGTGTGAGAACTCATGCACTAAAAGGATAAAGAGCAGTGTCAGAGAGAACGGCAGGCCCATATATATCTTTGCAGGTTCCTCCCATGGGGCGATGCCGCTCAGCATAACGCCTGCAAGAGTGGTTGTGATAAAGGTTAGTACAAAGAGGAGAACATGGATGCGTGTCAGGTTATGCGGCATGTTTGATCTTCTTGTACCTCTTGGCTACCCCCAGGATGATAAAGTAGCTCGCAACTGATGAAAGAGTACATACTATAAAAGAACCTACGATGAAAGATTTGATCATAGGCATCAGCTCAAGTATAAGATTATAAAAATTATCAGAATCAGTTATGAGGCTCTTAAACCATGCCATGACCGTAGTGAATGTCATGGCGTTCCAATCCACTTCAGGCAGGACATCTTTTATCATAAGGATCTTTGCCCCGAGCCATACGGAGCATGTGGAGATCGGCACTATGGTCCACGGGTTATTGACGCTCACCCCGACAAAGGCGACCAGTTTATTCAGGCGGAATATCCACGCGAGAAAGATGCCTCCTATATAGTGAAGGCCGAGGAATGGGGAGTTTCCCATAAATACGCCGAGGGCAAAGGCAAGCGCGATACGGTGCGGCGTCTCATGCACCTGCATTATGCTCTTAAATTTATCTCTTAAATAAGCCATAAAATAAAATGTTAAATCTATTTTTTAAAATGCTCGTACCCTTCTGATCTGAACGCCTGTTTTTTGCCGTTGGAGTCTATTATATATCGTCCCTTATTTATTATCTCCCCGATCCTGACTGCGTCTTTCCTGCTTTTTGCCGAAGAGCTGAACAGAAGGACAAAATCCTCTCCGCCTTTTAACGCGTAGCTGAGCGGGTCTTTGCCTGATTTCTTTGAAACGGCTGAGAGCTCTTTTGAGAGCGGAATTTTTTCTTCATATATCACTGCGCCGACAGCGCTTTCATCACATATGTGGCTTAAGTCTATCAGGAGCCCGTCGCTTACATCTATCATTGCTGTTATATCTTTAGTCTTTTTTAACGGTCTTGGCTCCGGCATCAGATGGCGTTTGCAAAGATATTCCTTATCTATTCCCTTTACCATCTTCCCTTTGCCCTGCTTCAGTATCTCAAGCCCGATTGCCGAGTCCCCCAGTGTTCCTGCCACATAGATGCTGTCCCCGGGCTTTGCTCCTTTGCGGGAAATAACTCTCTTCGCTTCCCCTATAATAGTGCCGCTGAGTACAAGGC
The genomic region above belongs to Thermodesulfovibrionia bacterium and contains:
- a CDS encoding DUF2062 domain-containing protein; the protein is MAYLRDKFKSIMQVHETPHRIALAFALGVFMGNSPFLGLHYIGGIFLAWIFRLNKLVAFVGVSVNNPWTIVPISTCSVWLGAKILMIKDVLPEVDWNAMTFTTVMAWFKSLITDSDNFYNLILELMPMIKSFIVGSFIVCTLSSVASYFIILGVAKRYKKIKHAA
- a CDS encoding site-2 protease family protein; this translates as MPHNLTRIHVLLFVLTFITTTLAGVMLSGIAPWEEPAKIYMGLPFSLTLLFILLVHEFSHYFMSRKHHVQASLPYFIPAPSLIGTFGAIIKMKPPIPDRRALIDIGASGPIGGFIIAVIAVIIGLNLSTIIPIDEMKKMPESMSLGSSMLFYLLSNIVLNIDPDKFEVILHPVAFAGWIGLLVTALNLLPVGQLDGGHIIYALFGRKHEIISKITIPLLAIMGAFFWTGWMVWAVLMIIIGYRHPPVVYEMVELDRKRKLIGWAALLIFIITFTPVPMQGM
- a CDS encoding radical SAM protein, translated to MRVTLINSQVLDGNNVVPPLGLMYVAAMLEKAGHTVQCFDADPEYHDTIISEIKAFKPELIGLGFLTVGYQKSLTMMKKLKKELPNVPYCLGGVHTTVKPIETMNEFGADFIVIGEGEATMVEVCEKLGKGEGLKGVTGVMYREDGKIVDNGRRELIEDLDSIPFPARHLIDMKPYLMPPGIIRGYATENQTTIVTSRGCPYRCIYCGSHNIFGRKTRRRSVKNVVDEIEHLHKTYGIKGVYYCDDTFTLNQNWVREYCEEIMKRNMGVVWAGQSRVDQTDESLMKLMKESGLVQLDFGVESGSPKILKVLGKGGHGDRTEQIKKSFALCKKLDIRTLATFIIGNPEETLEDIEMSYQVAKDIEADYTAFYFLTPYPGTDIYDMAIKNGWLDPTIPFSENWAHRQPELPLMAITFKKEELRDIRKKMQNHFFRKNYLTRSGNVNFYSILMSIAMKNPLIFFTAIGKWLKTGRLDYVVETLNAEYWRIKKYAA
- a CDS encoding PqqD family peptide modification chaperone; protein product: MAKACCGTERDDRIQQYQLDNWKVNETVFKTFKPDDTLYSTEYIIKEKEGIQLLIDPQSPNWISVNRTGLEILKLCNGKHTVSDIKRIMSERYPDNDKINSEVSDFISAAGTLQFISEKPVVKPAYKGRAKAIAPGKLDELWIYTTLACNLRCKHCLVSAGAKLKDELSTEEVKKLVDDAVALGVNRFYVTGGEPFIKDDIFEVIEYITKTKDRELILLTNATLFDDEKIKKLDKLKGPKLIMQVSLEGPNAEIHDKLRGEGSFDKAVDGVKRLVAIGIIPIISTAISKYNEDNIKETSEFLSKLGIKDHHILWMHSKGRGASNVDELYVPSEKVTSIMKEQRKVFQEQDVIVDNEESLKARIRYKRGRKNDLCNNCYEKICVNADGHVYPCGSLNGDPAFDSGSIRDKSLKDIWLGSDMMKCGRENTVQDKDGCRDCYLKFFCGGGCTSHSYYASEVDSGKGSIKAQDPYCSTYKALYEDIMWDMAAEGVAPEKKDGYVTPHVFNAMDSKLPPYLANAVTSIDDKTEVGCYHCSCVLSVDVEDEENVCRPEIKGDVARKVKKKYGEAADTPELNYYCPTGYNPDDLKHIPNKVLDVSYGCGNPAAISELKENETVLDLGSGGGIDCFIAAKRVGKNGKVIGVDMTDAMLDTARENAKAVADNLGYDVVEFRKGDLASLPAEDNTIDLVISNCVVNLTEDKTDVFKEVFRILKPGGRFVISDIIADQPVPGYMKRDKELWGACLSGALTDKRFVEVAVEAGFPDVTITQNYLYKKVEYITFYSVTLKGKKPQSQGTKCSCCA
- the thiL gene encoding thiamine-phosphate kinase; amino-acid sequence: MKLSQLGEFGLIKEIKRICDNGSKNVLLNIGDDAAAVKTGSGTTLISSDMLVEGVHFDLKFTSYYQLGHKVLAVNLSDIYAMDGEPKYFLLNIGIPNKCEINDIKDLYRGMRKLADMHGVAVIGGDTSSSEHGLVLSGTIIGEAKRVISRKGAKPGDSIYVAGTLGDSAIGLEILKQGKGKMVKGIDKEYLCKRHLMPEPRPLKKTKDITAMIDVSDGLLIDLSHICDESAVGAVIYEEKIPLSKELSAVSKKSGKDPLSYALKGGEDFVLLFSSSAKSRKDAVRIGEIINKGRYIIDSNGKKQAFRSEGYEHFKK